A stretch of Schistocerca nitens isolate TAMUIC-IGC-003100 chromosome 6, iqSchNite1.1, whole genome shotgun sequence DNA encodes these proteins:
- the LOC126262402 gene encoding protein rolling stone-like isoform X1, which produces MMKGFWKKAFSAEHFKIDHQTANIFVKSQWQLRDGISVPYLLYRAVIAIFFLAVFIVSLLGTSTMQKKSVLGWKWLIYLTNWGITMCTIQAVFGLVIVYIAKLKEKHQISAEAGTDTMPLHYKIYWAIHTIATTAAVCITISYWSVVYKPEQHPLDAVNILTHAMNGIMMTIDLLIIAHPLRISHMYLPLFFALVYVIFSGIYYLAGGTDRFGRTYIYDILNWEKTGYAFLACLLGLIFIAVMHSALAGINAACRHLVKFRWTAKHSDKCLPY; this is translated from the exons atgaTGAAAGGATTCTGGAAGAAGGCATTTTCAGCTGAACATTTCAAAATAGATCATCAGACAGCCAACATATTTGTAAAATCTCAG TGGCAACTGCGAGATGGCATTTCAGTTCCATATTTATTATATCGAGCAGTGATTGCCATATTCTTCCTGGCTGTGTTTATTGTCTCACTGCTGGGAACTAGCACAATGCAGAAAAAATCAGTACTTGGCTGGAAATGGCTAATATACCTCACAAACTGGGGAATTACAATGTGCACTATTCAAGCCGTCTTTGGTCTGGTTATTGTATACATTGCAAAGTTGAAGGAGAAGCATCAGATATCAG CAGAGGCAGGCACTGACACCATGCCACTGCACTACAAAATTTACTGGGCTATTCACACAATAGCTACAACAGCTGCTGTATGTATCACTATTTCTTATTGGTCTGTAGTGTACAAACCTG AGCAGCATCCATTAGATGCAGTGAACATCCTCACACATGCCATGAATGGCATAATGATGACCATCGACCTGCTTATCATTGCACACCCTTTAAGAATCAGCCACATGTATTTACCACTGTTCTTTGCATTGGTTTATGTGATATTCAGTGGGATCTATTACCTTGCTGGTGGCACAGACAGATTTGGACGCACTTATATATATGACATTCTAAACTGGGAGAAGACGGGGTATGCCTTTCTGGCATGTCTATTGGGCCTCATATTTATAGCTGTAATGCACTCAGCATTGGCAGGAATAAATGCAGCATGCAGACATCTTGTAAAGTTTCGATGGACAGCAAAACATAGTGACAAGTGTTTGCCCTATTAG
- the LOC126262402 gene encoding protein rolling stone-like isoform X2 — MMKGFWKKAFSAEHFKIDHQTANIFVKSQWQLRDGISVPYLLYRAVIAIFFLAVFIVSLLGTSTMQKKSVLGWKWLIYLTNWGITMCTIQAVFGLVIVYIAKLKEKHQISEAGTDTMPLHYKIYWAIHTIATTAAVCITISYWSVVYKPEQHPLDAVNILTHAMNGIMMTIDLLIIAHPLRISHMYLPLFFALVYVIFSGIYYLAGGTDRFGRTYIYDILNWEKTGYAFLACLLGLIFIAVMHSALAGINAACRHLVKFRWTAKHSDKCLPY; from the exons atgaTGAAAGGATTCTGGAAGAAGGCATTTTCAGCTGAACATTTCAAAATAGATCATCAGACAGCCAACATATTTGTAAAATCTCAG TGGCAACTGCGAGATGGCATTTCAGTTCCATATTTATTATATCGAGCAGTGATTGCCATATTCTTCCTGGCTGTGTTTATTGTCTCACTGCTGGGAACTAGCACAATGCAGAAAAAATCAGTACTTGGCTGGAAATGGCTAATATACCTCACAAACTGGGGAATTACAATGTGCACTATTCAAGCCGTCTTTGGTCTGGTTATTGTATACATTGCAAAGTTGAAGGAGAAGCATCAGATATCAG AGGCAGGCACTGACACCATGCCACTGCACTACAAAATTTACTGGGCTATTCACACAATAGCTACAACAGCTGCTGTATGTATCACTATTTCTTATTGGTCTGTAGTGTACAAACCTG AGCAGCATCCATTAGATGCAGTGAACATCCTCACACATGCCATGAATGGCATAATGATGACCATCGACCTGCTTATCATTGCACACCCTTTAAGAATCAGCCACATGTATTTACCACTGTTCTTTGCATTGGTTTATGTGATATTCAGTGGGATCTATTACCTTGCTGGTGGCACAGACAGATTTGGACGCACTTATATATATGACATTCTAAACTGGGAGAAGACGGGGTATGCCTTTCTGGCATGTCTATTGGGCCTCATATTTATAGCTGTAATGCACTCAGCATTGGCAGGAATAAATGCAGCATGCAGACATCTTGTAAAGTTTCGATGGACAGCAAAACATAGTGACAAGTGTTTGCCCTATTAG